GACAtatgatgtgctgctgacaatgtggcaagactctgggaatggtcggccatacttccaacaaggcaacgcgccttgtcacaaatccaacactggtttatgttggtttgaggatatggatgttccacgattggaccggctgcacagagtcccagctgaatcctactgaacatctttggaaaaaaactgggaagtcgggtcaggaaatataaacagcatccatcatctttgagagaactcgccagacatttgcaggatgaatggagggaaacaccagCTTAAGTGTGTCAGACGTTAATcgaaagtataccacagagagtatccgatgtcattagagccaaaggactCCACTAAATATTGACATACGGAAATAAATACGAAACACTTGCGGCCATTTACTTCTGGCGGAACAGTGTACTTACTGGCATCCCCTCACACACTGAAGAGACAAGAAATAACTCACGGCTGTATCCAAACAGAGCGCCTACAGCAAGCAGCAGACTAATGGCCAAGACGGGGGACCTCTTCTTCATCAAGTCAGAGATAAATCCTTGGATAGTGCCACCTAGAGGACgatacagaaggaaaaaaaacagaacattttagttttttttttttaccttgtaggagtcatatactgtgtttccccaaaaataagacctaccctgatagtaagactTACCCTTATTTTCGGCAGGGGTGGGTCACTTGAAATACACGCcctctcctgaaaataagccctagctacactacatgaaaaaaaaaaaattaatactcacctagtagacagcgttcaatgtcattcaatgaatagttgCGATTGCTTGAcgtggcgctcaatgaaccaatcagagcaattgcttgctggaggcggggtatttatgCCTCGCTATCgggaaaacaatgctctgtcggcgttcaggatacggaagcctgcagcagggcCGGACACCAGGGCGAGGGACCAGAACGCTGTCTCTCGTTTACACATTAAGTTCCCATAGGGTATTTGAACTTGCCATCATTGGATCGCTTAGACCATTTCTGCCGGCATTGTATTAAGACGTGCCACAGGCTTGTTTTAATAGGTAGAGATGCATGGCAGTCCAGGGGGGCCTTCAGCCCCCAGCAGCCTTGATAACTGAACAGAACCCACAATCTCACTGCAAGGGGGCATTTAAATGATGCTGTCAACGGCCTAACAGCTTTGATTAGCCCGAAGCTGATGGTGGCCGTTGCTGTCAGAGACAGCCGACACCGGCCGTGCATGGAATGAGCTCAGCCCCGGTCCATACCAATACTGCGCACCCAAGACATACTGATACGGGGTTAAGGAAGTTACTAAGCAGGGTAATGACAGAGGTCATCAGTATGGACCACCGGGGGAGTCTGCGCCGTACAGAGGACTCTTATGACCAACTTGTCTACACTTTACAACCAGACAATTCCTTTGGAAGGCGGACAAGACAGTCAGGGGGGGTGAACACAAAGATCTTCTTCCCAGCAAATAAAAGGTCTACTGCCCCAACTCTTTAGGGAATAGCGCCATTCTAGTctagtggctgtgtctggtactgcaatattcaagtgaatggggctaaACTTCAATGGTAGACACTGGCCATTTCTGGAGTAATGTGAATTAGGCCCCGGGCATTAAATTTTACCTAATCTCCAGCAGCGGTCTCTAACCTGAGGCTCTCTAGTTGCTGCAGAGCCGCAGGTGGAAACTATTGAtctatactgaatggccactttattagagaccccatctagtggCACATTGGACTCCTTTGGTTTTCAGAACTACATACATTTGTAGCAGCAttggtatcagaggacccagagaaCATCatccacaccattactccaggACAGGAAGGGATCATCAATTcgttctgacctcccatcagcgcgGAGCAACACAAATCTGGGCCCGTCTgagcaggagatgttttcccgctgctcagtgatacaagttttgcgctcttttgcccgctggagtcacACCTTTctgttagacacaatggtgctggaactggtcgcctgcggTTATAGCCCGTGCATGCTAAGGAATGACTAGTTTTGTGCTCGGAGCACCAGCGGTTCTTTTGGGGCCACAGTGTCTGTTCACCataacgattcctgacatcctcctctgacccctttttgtGATGAGATTTCCCCGTTAACAGGAtctcctttcgctggatgttttcctataTCAAAcatttctctgtatactctccacatcacTGACAAGAAAACCCCGCAGGGgtggcagtgaaatcccggctagtctagcaccgatgacatCGCTCAGATCGCTGTATGTTCCAAACCAtattgatccacggaaaacttatcACATGGTTTTATACTGCCCcccggggtcacggggataatATTCATACAGGTAAGCGTCAGGTCAGGTCCTTTAATAAAGAGGCGTTCGGTGGACATGTAAGGCTGAACAGGCCGATTAACAGCTCATACATAATTACTCACCTATGATTCCTCCTATGTCGTACCAGATAGACAGCCGGTCGGCCTCCGCCTCCTTCCACTGGAAGTTCTCGCTCAGGTAGAAGGGGAGCCAGAAGAAGAAGGAATAGTTGACCAACTTCAGACAGGCGTAGGCCAGAGAATACTGCGAACGAGACAGGAGAGCGGTGAGCACAAAGCATAGGTAAGCCTGCAATAAACTCCTACAGAACAGCCTAACTGCTGCCACCTACTGGTCACTGAATGAACACTAAAAAAGACAAGAATTAGGAATCCTAATTAATGTTAGTTGCGATCTAGAAAGATGAAAATGCTTTATAGGCGTGTCCAAcaacaaccagcagaattgtgagtgcagctctggagtatattaaaGGCTGTAACTCCAGATGATTGCTCACCAGTAATACTCCGGGCAGGCAGCAGGCCTGTATGAAGCCGATCGCTTTGGTTTGCACTTCGGTATCAGGAGCCTGAATGGAATAACTTGACTCGCTGTCGCCCTCGTTGTCCCCGCCGATGAGGGGTCGgtttgcctcctcctcctcctgttctgcgctctcctcctctccagcATCAGGCAGACCTGCGAATAAGAAACATTTAGAGGAAGGCTGTACGCAAAAGGTCATCGTGTTCCCGCACCATTCCACCAACTTACCCAGTTCTTTCGGGGTCGTCACCAAACCAAAGAATATAACCAACCCTCCGGCAAACTGCACGGAGGCCGTCACCAGGAAGGCGTACTGAGGAGACAGACGCGACAGCAATGTGATTTACATACACTCTGCATCGCTGCCCCTACAGGCACCAGGGTGCAATAGCAACCTCAGCCCCATCTGTGGTGATACCACAGCACTGGGGGAAGATGGCGCACAGGTATCTTAGGTCTGTGGCCAGCTACACCCAACCATCCAGTGCCGGGGCCGTATGACTGGACGGAGTCATAAAAAGAATGTCACACATGTCATCTACATACATTGACTGGCCACCTTATTAGAGACCGGAGCCCTTTCATAACTGGCGCTTCCCTGGGTGGAAATTCTCTGTGACCCcaaagcataaaatcacgtggcaagttttccgtggaccagtttcagtgtgactccatattagatggaaaatccagcgatcggagcgacttccaacgaggtggGGTCATTGGTGTTAGACTAGTCAGGATTGCACTGCCAACCTTGCGGGGCTTTCATGTgcggcggtgtggagagtataccaagaatggcgtgaCCAAGTAAAAccgtccagcaaaaaaaaaaagtcctgtaaatggaaacaactcatccccgaaaggagtcagaggaggaggtcaggaatcgctctgatgaaattgcagccaaatacaatgctggcgcCCAGACGGACAACTGGcacgggctataacagcagacgaccagatccagcaccattgtgagaaacagaaagactccagcgggcaaaagagcgcaaaacttgtatcactgaacagcggagaaacatcccctggtcagatggatccagatttctgttgctgatgggagtcagaatttggcacaagcagcatgaatcgctgaccccttcctgtcagctggtcagaacatgcaaGTACCTCCATGTAAATGTggtgactacaagaagcttcctgtccgcaggggccgatattcctgcagaacgatctcATCACCTCGTGGACTCCACACCACAACGCTGAggttctctaataaagtggccgttcagTGCATATATGGGATTTATTAAGCAGACGTCTACATACCTCATATCCATACTTCAGTACCGATGATGCAAGGAAGGCCCCCAAAATATTTCCAACAGAGGCACACGCGCTCCAGAGCCCAAACACCACCCCTCGTCTGTAAGGGAAGGGAAGACAGGAAGAGGTCACCTCCTCAGCTCAGTCACACATCTTATTATGTTTTGGAACAGCAGGGACCGTCACTCAGGAATTCGgtcatgttaaaggggtattctagtctTCACCCATCGGGACCCTCACTAATTACTAGAATGAAGAGGCTGACGGTCTGTGACCAAAGAGTAAAAGGTGCTATAAAGACCgcctcttgctctggaggacccatcATGTCCAGCATTACACCCACTGATATGATTGGGCAAAGTGTAATACCTCCTTTCTCCTGtagtggtgctgcagggaaaccgAACACTTACAGGCAGGTTTCCCTACAGGTCAGAGCTGATCACTGGGGACAATCTGTGATCATCTCACTGTCAAGAGACCCTTCTAAAGGCGTACTCAGACGAGCATGCCCGATTTTGGTCAGTGACAAAAGGACTGATTTTAATCCGTGGACATATTCATTTGTATTGTGCAGATCTGATTTTcacttttgtgtgttttttttttttaaacacacaggataacccctttagcgCATAAACAACCTCAGCCTTGTAGGGGTTAAATAAAGGCCTACCCAGTTTTCCCGAACCAGTTTCCCATGACGGCCACCACGCAGGGCCATCCCGTTGACTGCAGAAGTCCATTAATCACCCACAGGAGGCAGTAGAAGATCTTGTTGTAGAAGTGCAGCCACTCGGTGACCGTGCCGAAAACGAACATCTGATAACAAAGGGGAGAGGAGAACGGCAGTTACACCAGCGGCAGGAGGGGGCGATATTGAGGTGCTGATACAGTTCCATACAGGTAGAATGACGTTCCGCTAGACTCAGAGGCCGCCACAGATGAGATGACGGAGATTTACCAACATGCCGGGAAACCTTCTGACCAAGAGGATCCTTCTCCTTTCTACAGGAAGCTCTACTCGTCCGCCCATCATTTGGTTTGTTTATtacgttttttattttatttttgaattAGCATTTTATGTCccagtaggggacttgaacctgtgattttatgatcgctctgataatacatTGTAGTACTTccatactgcaatgcattatcgctaatgatagtgatcacaggccatagcAGACCCAGACACTATTGACTGGCGTGCGGTTGACATAACAAACCATGGACCCCTGTGGTTACATGGCGgagggccaatgacatcacagagggagcaccctcccttaGTCAGCCCTGCACATGTCACAATTAAcactgatcacagcatgtaagtggGTGACAGCGGGGATCCATGTTCTTATCAACCcctgctgtcagtcacagccggctcctgctgcagatggcGCAGGCTCGGTTTCTGGGCTGGCAccatccataggacataagtTTTATTTCAATTTATGATAACTGCTTCCCAGCCagaacgtacatttacatccgGGGGCAGGAAGGGATTAAATGAGTTTTATGAGATTGCAGAAAAGGACCAATTCCCACAGAACAGTGCTATTCCACTCCGGTGGTTGTACCTGGTATTGCATTCACTCACAAGGGTTTTCTGGGGGTCCTAGCCATTAAGTagggatcctgtggatagggaataaacgTCTTGGCTAGTAAAGTCTctctaaagtgaccctccagcttTGAGGCTAAATTCTGCCCTGGGACATGAAGGGTCGGGGGTTATACAACATGCAGTTGTTCTATTCTTCTACTCCCATTGCCAATTTCAGCTGCCCGAGAGGGCTGCAGCAATTGTCTACCTACCTAATACACATTGTGCACGGCTTCcggtcacatgagcagctctggccaatcacagagcaagtATAGCGCAAAAGAAGTCTAACACCGCCAAAGCACTGGGAGGGCGAGTCTGTCTAAGATGGCCAAAAACAGGAGCTGAAGGGACGGCAAGAAGAGCAGctgcaggcaggggcgtaactatagaggatgcaggggatgcggttgcacccgggcccaggagccttagggggcccataaggcctctcttctccatatagggagcccaatactatgagtaaagcattatagttgggggccctgttacaagttttgcatcggggcccgggagcttcaagttatgtctctgtgcagcatggtttaggtatgggtacgggtacagatagagtggggggccccagctcaccttttgtatcagggcccctgagcctttagttactccCCTGGCTGCAGGTAATATAACACCTTCACCCCCCTctggtcccgggacagaattttgttccaaaacCAAACGGTTGCTTTAAGTTGAAAGTTGCAGTACTGGACACAGCCACTAGACAAAGGTGGCGCCGTTTGTGGGAAAGCAATCTCATACAAGCGCACTCCCCAAACAGTTCTGGGTAATACCTTGGTGATGTAGATCCAGGCCAGCTCTTCATGCAGTTATGGCTGCCGGTCAGCTCCGCCCTACATAGAAACACGTACTATAAACATCCTGACGTACCGTTACTGCCGAGGAGCACATGCCGAAGGTGAGGACGTAGCGCATGTTCAACCGGTCACCGACGATCCCGCTGATGAAGAGCCCCTGTGTGCAGACAGAGCGTTAGATCCAGAGGCGACACATAGTAGATCCCGGTGACTGTCAGGCCCCCCACGTGATTTCTGTGCGATGCGGTTTCaacattcacgttaaaaaaacaaGTAATGAAAAAAATGCGCAGAGACCGCTCTGATGCCAAATACGCCGGTCCCTCTGCGTTCGGTGGCCCGTTCGCCTCTGCGGCCCCCCGCcgcgtgtaatacgcaccaaaactGCAGGTTGtttcaataagaaaaaaaaaaaaaacgcatttgcATAAAAGGCGCCTCTGCGTGCGAGCGGGACGCTACGTTTAATTCGTCCATAGCAAATATCCGCGATCTCGCAGAAAAAGACGGCGTGCTGCAAGAGGAGACAATGGGCTTATTTCCGTAAGTTTGGTAACGCGCAGATCTCCTGTAGCGGCGCCCTTAGACCGGTCTTATCGCAGAATCCTTGGCCGGCGTCCGCACGGAGGATCCGCGGCACGATCACAGACCGCCTCCATTATCAGTGAAGGCCGTCCGACCTGCAGATATGCTGCGGGTAGCGGCGTGATCGCCTAGCGATGCCACGAGaaatacaacatttttttttctaagtctGTACTGCGCAGGACCAATGGCGAGCGTCCACGGTCATCCGCAGGACACGACGGTACAGAGCCGGACCGCCCGTGAGAGACCCGCCTCATAGACGCTCCCTACACACAGGACATCCGTTTTCTACGGACAGGACAGGCGGACGCATCACTAGACCGGAGGCGAGGGCTGTAACGCCACAGCGCTTGTTCCTGAAGTCTGCCAGGTGCCCACCGTGTGGCGCTATGTTCCTCCCCCTCTGGTCTAGTCAGGCGTTCACCTATCCTAGCAGGCGGCACGGACGGCGGCCATTCTGTAGAGTTCCTGGTGAACCTCTTTGGTGTCCCATCGTATGGATCAAAGGCGGAGCAGACGTCGCTCTGCTGTGGAATCGGCGCAGACTGTAGGTGGAGCAGCGAGGAC
The nucleotide sequence above comes from Eleutherodactylus coqui strain aEleCoq1 chromosome 2, aEleCoq1.hap1, whole genome shotgun sequence. Encoded proteins:
- the SLC37A3 gene encoding sugar phosphate exchanger 3, with translation MDLPVSPRRAAARRGFLAQYTHHHLVVFLLTFFSYALLHASRKAFSNVKVSITNQWTPTDLNSSAYNVAPNATWNDNHLFPNHKSATIFLGLLDTIFLFSYAMGLFISGIVGDRLNMRYVLTFGMCSSAVTMFVFGTVTEWLHFYNKIFYCLLWVINGLLQSTGWPCVVAVMGNWFGKTGRGVVFGLWSACASVGNILGAFLASSVLKYGYEYAFLVTASVQFAGGLVIFFGLVTTPKELGLPDAGEEESAEQEEEEANRPLIGGDNEGDSESSYSIQAPDTEVQTKAIGFIQACCLPGVLLYSLAYACLKLVNYSFFFWLPFYLSENFQWKEAEADRLSIWYDIGGIIGGTIQGFISDLMKKRSPVLAISLLLAVGALFGYSRSPNSKPINALLMTITGFFIGGPSNMISSAISADLGRQEMVRGSSEALATVTGIVDGTGSVGAALGQVLVSVIQGALNWIWVFYFFILMTVLTILFIIPLIIREMRPAWRDRRTSRLAG